In the Kitasatospora terrestris genome, one interval contains:
- a CDS encoding SulP family inorganic anion transporter, which produces MSVDVPDPWWRRVVPGLPGLAVLRRYRRAWLRGDLLAGVTVAAYLVPQVMAYGSVAGLPPVTGLWAILPAIVLYAVVGSSRRLSVGPESTTALMTATVVAPLAGGDPARYAVLAASLAMVVGILCVLAWVARLGFVADLLSRPVLVGYLAGVALIMMVDQLSKLTGIDVEGEGFFPQLVSFASNLSGAHVATVVFSAATLLFLFLVARFLPKIPGPLLAVVLGTAVSAAFSLQDHGLAVIGDIPAGLPRPKLPDLGELNHLLLPALGILLVGYTDFILTARAFEARGEGEKLDANQELLGLGAANLGAGFFQGFPVSSSASRTALAESAGGRTQVYALAAGAGVVAVLLFLSPLLHDTPDAVLGALVVYAAIRMIDVAGFRRLASFRSRELLLALGCLVGVLALDILYGVLVAVGLSVVELLSRVARPHDAILGEVPGLAGMHDVDDYPQARTIPGLVIYRYDSPLFFANAEDFHHRALATLDGQPEPVRWFVLNTEANVEVDITALDALDALRRELADRGIVLALARVKQDLRDSLDAYGLSGTVGEERIFPTLATAVAAFHAAGNGPG; this is translated from the coding sequence ATGTCCGTGGATGTCCCCGACCCCTGGTGGCGCCGGGTGGTCCCGGGGCTGCCCGGCCTGGCGGTGCTGCGCCGCTACCGGCGCGCCTGGCTGCGCGGCGACCTGCTGGCGGGCGTCACGGTGGCGGCCTACCTGGTGCCGCAGGTCATGGCGTACGGCAGCGTGGCGGGCCTGCCGCCGGTCACCGGCCTGTGGGCGATCCTGCCGGCGATCGTGCTGTACGCCGTCGTGGGCTCCTCGCGGCGCCTTTCGGTCGGCCCGGAGTCGACCACCGCGCTGATGACGGCGACCGTGGTGGCACCGCTGGCGGGCGGTGATCCCGCCCGCTACGCGGTGCTGGCGGCGAGCCTGGCCATGGTGGTCGGCATCCTGTGCGTCCTGGCGTGGGTCGCCCGGCTGGGCTTCGTCGCCGACCTGCTCTCGCGGCCGGTGCTGGTCGGCTACCTGGCCGGTGTGGCACTGATCATGATGGTGGACCAGCTCTCCAAGCTCACCGGGATCGACGTCGAGGGCGAGGGCTTCTTCCCCCAGCTGGTCTCGTTCGCCTCGAACCTCTCGGGCGCGCACGTGGCCACCGTGGTGTTCTCCGCGGCGACCCTGCTGTTCCTCTTCCTGGTGGCCCGCTTCCTGCCGAAGATCCCCGGTCCGCTGCTGGCGGTGGTGCTCGGCACGGCCGTCTCCGCCGCGTTCTCGCTGCAGGACCACGGCCTCGCGGTGATCGGCGACATCCCGGCCGGGCTGCCCCGTCCGAAGCTGCCGGACCTCGGCGAACTCAACCACCTGCTGCTGCCGGCACTCGGCATCCTGCTGGTCGGCTACACCGACTTCATCCTCACCGCGCGCGCCTTCGAGGCACGCGGCGAGGGCGAGAAGCTCGACGCCAACCAGGAGCTGCTGGGCCTCGGCGCGGCCAACCTCGGCGCCGGCTTCTTCCAGGGCTTCCCGGTCAGCAGCAGCGCCAGCCGCACCGCGCTGGCCGAGTCCGCGGGCGGCCGCACCCAGGTGTACGCGCTCGCGGCCGGGGCGGGCGTGGTCGCCGTCCTGCTCTTCCTCAGCCCGCTGCTGCACGACACCCCGGACGCGGTGCTCGGCGCCCTGGTGGTGTACGCCGCGATCCGGATGATCGACGTCGCGGGCTTCCGCCGCCTGGCGTCCTTCCGCAGCCGCGAGCTGCTGCTGGCGCTCGGCTGCCTGGTCGGCGTGCTCGCCCTGGACATCCTGTACGGCGTGCTGGTGGCCGTGGGCCTGTCGGTGGTGGAACTGCTCAGCCGGGTCGCCCGCCCGCACGACGCGATCCTCGGCGAGGTCCCGGGCCTCGCCGGGATGCACGACGTGGACGACTACCCGCAGGCGCGCACCATCCCCGGCCTGGTGATCTACCGCTACGACTCGCCGCTGTTCTTCGCCAACGCCGAGGACTTCCACCACCGGGCCCTGGCCACCCTCGACGGCCAGCCGGAGCCGGTGCGCTGGTTCGTCCTCAACACCGAGGCCAACGTCGAGGTCGACATCACCGCGCTCGACGCGCTGGACGCGCTGCGCCGCGAGCTCGCCGACCGCGGCATCGTGCTCGCCCTCGCCCGGGTCAAGCAGGACCTGCGCGACTCCCTGGACGCGTACGGGCTGAGCGGAACGGTCGGCGAGGAGCGGATCTTCCCGACCCTCGCCACCGCGGTGGCCGCCTTCCACGCGGCAGGCAACGGCCCGGGCTAG
- a CDS encoding SDR family oxidoreductase: MTIPATGRRVLVSGASRGLGRAVAQAFAANGDRVAVHYGTRADEARATLDSLAGDGHALTGGDLTDPAGAAAVADAAAAALGGIDVLVNNAAVNVRHPLPETPYEEWVALWRQHVDVNLLATANLSHLAARRMIDQGTGGRIVNVGSRGAFRGEPDHPAYGATKAAVHALGQSLAVSLAPHGIAVASVAPGFFATERVAPRLEGPEGAAIRAQSPFDRVATAEEIAAAVLWLASPAAEWSSGAVLDLNGASHLRT; this comes from the coding sequence ATGACGATTCCCGCCACCGGCCGCCGCGTCCTGGTCAGCGGCGCCTCGCGGGGCCTCGGCCGCGCCGTCGCCCAGGCGTTCGCCGCCAACGGCGACCGGGTCGCCGTCCACTACGGCACCCGCGCCGACGAGGCCCGCGCCACCCTCGACTCGCTCGCCGGCGACGGCCACGCGCTCACCGGCGGCGACCTCACCGACCCGGCCGGCGCGGCCGCCGTCGCCGACGCGGCCGCCGCGGCGCTCGGCGGGATCGACGTCCTGGTGAACAACGCGGCGGTGAACGTCCGCCACCCGCTCCCCGAGACGCCGTACGAGGAGTGGGTGGCCCTCTGGCGGCAGCACGTCGACGTCAACCTGCTCGCCACCGCCAACCTCAGCCACCTCGCCGCCCGCCGCATGATCGACCAGGGCACCGGCGGACGGATCGTCAACGTCGGCTCCCGCGGCGCCTTCCGCGGCGAACCCGACCACCCCGCCTACGGCGCCACCAAGGCGGCCGTCCACGCGCTCGGCCAGTCGCTCGCCGTCTCCCTCGCCCCGCACGGCATCGCCGTCGCCTCGGTCGCACCCGGCTTCTTCGCCACCGAACGGGTCGCCCCGCGCCTGGAGGGGCCCGAGGGCGCCGCGATCCGCGCCCAGAGCCCCTTCGACCGCGTCGCCACCGCGGAGGAGATCGCCGCCGCCGTGCTGTGGCTCGCCTCACCCGCCGCCGAATGGTCCTCCGGCGCCGTCCTCGACCTCAACGGCGCCTCCCACCTGCGCACCTGA
- a CDS encoding maltose ABC transporter substrate-binding protein, protein MRRHLALLAGAVCLSLGLSACGSTGAGAGDAAAKDRTLTIWADEKRADVLRPFAEAFAAKKGVRAEVVGIPQNQQQEFVDASKAGRAPDVMVGAHDWIGNLVQNDLIDPVEVLDNRLGDYVDVARRAVTYQGKYYAIPYAVESLVLFRNTALVPEAPRTFDDLVATGETLRKAGKVSQALGYTVSSPDGQAGDTYHMYPLFSSAGGYLFGSDSRGDSDPSDLGVGKPGSVAAFEKIAALGEKGSGVLRNSYSSDSSAAAFLSGKTPFLVSGPWRLSDVRSAGMKYAISPVPGFAGKEPARSFVGVQSFFVASKGKNKDLGQEFVLSTLGNLELADALFKAEPRMPALKEALDHARQGDPDVGAFEQAAAAGVPLPSIPQMSAIWGPFNTLIHQAVKGDPVPPAVAAANKAIKDQLGVR, encoded by the coding sequence GTGCGAAGACACCTCGCACTCCTCGCCGGAGCCGTCTGCCTGTCCCTCGGCCTGTCCGCCTGCGGTTCGACGGGCGCCGGCGCGGGCGACGCGGCCGCCAAGGACCGCACCCTGACGATCTGGGCCGACGAGAAGCGCGCCGACGTGCTGCGGCCGTTCGCCGAGGCCTTCGCCGCCAAGAAGGGCGTGCGGGCCGAGGTCGTCGGCATCCCGCAGAACCAGCAGCAGGAGTTCGTCGACGCCTCCAAGGCGGGCCGGGCGCCGGACGTGATGGTCGGCGCCCACGACTGGATCGGCAACCTGGTGCAGAACGACCTGATCGACCCGGTCGAGGTCCTCGACAACCGCCTCGGCGACTACGTCGACGTGGCCCGCCGCGCGGTGACGTACCAGGGCAAGTACTACGCGATCCCGTACGCGGTGGAGAGCCTGGTGCTGTTCCGCAACACCGCCCTCGTGCCGGAGGCGCCGCGCACCTTCGACGACCTGGTCGCCACCGGCGAGACCCTGCGCAAGGCGGGGAAGGTCTCCCAGGCGCTCGGGTACACCGTCAGCTCCCCGGACGGACAGGCCGGCGACACCTACCACATGTACCCGCTGTTCAGCTCGGCCGGCGGCTACCTGTTCGGCTCCGACTCCCGGGGCGACTCCGACCCGTCGGACCTGGGCGTGGGCAAGCCCGGCTCGGTCGCGGCCTTCGAGAAGATCGCGGCGCTCGGCGAGAAGGGCTCGGGCGTGCTCCGCAACTCCTACAGCTCCGACAGCTCGGCGGCCGCGTTCCTGTCCGGGAAGACGCCGTTCCTGGTGTCCGGCCCGTGGCGGCTGTCCGACGTGCGGTCCGCGGGCATGAAGTACGCGATCTCCCCGGTGCCGGGCTTCGCCGGCAAGGAGCCCGCGCGCTCCTTCGTCGGGGTCCAGTCCTTCTTCGTCGCCAGCAAGGGGAAGAACAAGGACCTCGGGCAGGAGTTCGTGCTCTCCACCCTCGGCAACCTCGAACTGGCCGACGCCCTGTTCAAGGCCGAGCCGCGGATGCCCGCGCTCAAGGAGGCGCTCGACCACGCCCGGCAGGGCGATCCCGACGTCGGCGCGTTCGAGCAGGCGGCCGCCGCGGGGGTGCCGCTGCCCTCCATCCCCCAGATGTCCGCGATCTGGGGACCGTTCAACACCCTGATCCACCAGGCGGTGAAGGGCGATCCGGTGCCGCCCGCCGTCGCCGCGGCGAACAAGGCGATCAAGGACCAGCTCGGCGTCAGGTGA